The proteins below are encoded in one region of Synchiropus splendidus isolate RoL2022-P1 chromosome 13, RoL_Sspl_1.0, whole genome shotgun sequence:
- the LOC128769771 gene encoding piercer of microtubule wall 2 protein-like, with product MSNTEKGQQPEKAKQCPSPGNPVFSCMFAPPTKEKAARQKWAISQNILYRTSSNEYGRLPSTADTAPTTYRPKSYKFSKDLARCGMYQENSLNTAIDKSKVCDFSNLKKTI from the coding sequence ATGTCAAACACAGAGAAAGGACAGCAGCCAGAAAAGGCCAAACAGTGTCCCAGCCCTGGGAACCCAGTCTTTTCCTGCATGTTCGCTCCTCCAACCAAAGAGAAGGCTGCACGGCAGAAGTGGGCCATTAGTCAGAACATCCTTTACAGGACCAGTTCCAACGAATATGGCCGCCTCCCTTCCACAGCGGACACTGCGCCGACAACCTATCGTCCCAAATCGTACAAGTTCTCCAAAGATCTGGCCAGGTGCGGGATGTACCAGGAGAACTCACTGAACACAGCCATTGACAAAAGCAAAGTGTGTGACTTTTCTAACTTGAAGAAGACCATTTAA
- the LOC128769554 gene encoding dehydrogenase/reductase SDR family member 12-like isoform X3 produces the protein MSLYRNAIWFLNGIHQYTRKGYEKASRDFEPHDLDVSVVGRSFMVTGANSGIGRATALAIATKGGRVHMVCRNKEKAEEVQADIIEKSGNTEVYVHILDLSETRKVFLFAEAFKKQYPSLHVLINNAGCMIHQRQVNEEGLENNFAINTMGMYILTVGLIPLLQKSRDPRVITVSSGGMLVQKLRVDDLQWEMEPFDGLMVYAQNKRQQVVLTEQWAKSHPLIHFSVMHPGWADTPAVSTSMPQFHQMMDERLRTVEQGADTVVWLALSRSASRTCTGQFFQGVYELG, from the exons ATGTCGCTGTACCGGAACGCCATCTGGTTTTTGAACGGAATCCATCAATACACAAG gAAAGGATATGAAAAAGCTTCCAGAGACTTTGAGCCTCATGACTTGGATGTGTCCGTGGTGGGAAGATCTTTCATGGTCACCGGAGCAAACAGTGGGATTGGCAGAGCGACTGCTCTAGCGATCGCCACAAAAG GTGGGAGAGTTCATATGGTGTGCAGGAACAAAGAGAAAGCTGAGGAGGTCCAAGCAGACATCATTGAGAAGAGTGGGAATACG GAGGTGTATGTCCATATTCTGGATCTGTCAGAGACTCGAAAGGTTTTTCTGTTTGCTGAGGCCTTCAAGAAGCAATATCCATCTTTGCATGTCTTG ATAAACAATGCAGGATGTATGATTCACCAGAGACAGGTAAATGAGGAGGGACTGGAGAATAACTTTGCCATAAATACTATGG GGATGTACATCCTCACCGTGGGCCTCATACCGCTCCTGCAGAAGAGCCGGGACCCACGAGTG ATCACTGTGTCCTCAGGAGGCATGCTGGTCCAGAAACTGAGAGTGGATGACTTGCAGTGGGAGATGGAACCCTTTGATGGTCTGATGGTCTACGCTCAGAACAAG agacagcaggtggtgctAACTGAGCAGTGGGCCAAATCGCATCCTCTCATCCATTTTTCTGTGATGCATCCGGGCTGGGCAGATACTCCAG ctGTCTCTACATCAATGCCTCAGTTCCACCAGATGATGGATGAGAGGCTGCGCACTGTGGAGCAAGGCGCTGACACTGTGGTGTGGCTGGCTCTGTCCAGATCGGCTTCCAGAACCTGCACTGGGCAGTTCTTTCAAG gagtTTACGAGTTAGGATGA
- the LOC128769554 gene encoding dehydrogenase/reductase SDR family member 12-like isoform X1 — protein sequence MSLYRNAIWFLNGIHQYTRKGYEKASRDFEPHDLDVSVVGRSFMVTGANSGIGRATALAIATKGGRVHMVCRNKEKAEEVQADIIEKSGNTEVYVHILDLSETRKVFLFAEAFKKQYPSLHVLINNAGCMIHQRQVNEEGLENNFAINTMGMYILTVGLIPLLQKSRDPRVITVSSGGMLVQKLRVDDLQWEMEPFDGLMVYAQNKRQQVVLTEQWAKSHPLIHFSVMHPGWADTPAVSTSMPQFHQMMDERLRTVEQGADTVVWLALSRSASRTCTGQFFQDRKPVPTHLPLAWTHSSAEDIEIFMVQMENLAKAVQSRAETELSGPLSPYRPQLI from the exons ATGTCGCTGTACCGGAACGCCATCTGGTTTTTGAACGGAATCCATCAATACACAAG gAAAGGATATGAAAAAGCTTCCAGAGACTTTGAGCCTCATGACTTGGATGTGTCCGTGGTGGGAAGATCTTTCATGGTCACCGGAGCAAACAGTGGGATTGGCAGAGCGACTGCTCTAGCGATCGCCACAAAAG GTGGGAGAGTTCATATGGTGTGCAGGAACAAAGAGAAAGCTGAGGAGGTCCAAGCAGACATCATTGAGAAGAGTGGGAATACG GAGGTGTATGTCCATATTCTGGATCTGTCAGAGACTCGAAAGGTTTTTCTGTTTGCTGAGGCCTTCAAGAAGCAATATCCATCTTTGCATGTCTTG ATAAACAATGCAGGATGTATGATTCACCAGAGACAGGTAAATGAGGAGGGACTGGAGAATAACTTTGCCATAAATACTATGG GGATGTACATCCTCACCGTGGGCCTCATACCGCTCCTGCAGAAGAGCCGGGACCCACGAGTG ATCACTGTGTCCTCAGGAGGCATGCTGGTCCAGAAACTGAGAGTGGATGACTTGCAGTGGGAGATGGAACCCTTTGATGGTCTGATGGTCTACGCTCAGAACAAG agacagcaggtggtgctAACTGAGCAGTGGGCCAAATCGCATCCTCTCATCCATTTTTCTGTGATGCATCCGGGCTGGGCAGATACTCCAG ctGTCTCTACATCAATGCCTCAGTTCCACCAGATGATGGATGAGAGGCTGCGCACTGTGGAGCAAGGCGCTGACACTGTGGTGTGGCTGGCTCTGTCCAGATCGGCTTCCAGAACCTGCACTGGGCAGTTCTTTCAAG ATCGCAAGCCTGTTCCGACTCACCTGCCGCTGGCCTGGACTCACAGCTCTGCCGAGGACATTGAAATTTTCATGGTTCAAATGGAAAATCTTGCTAAGGCGGTCCAATCACGAGCTGAGACAGAACTCAGCGGGCCTCTGAGCCCTTATAGGCCACAGTTGATCTAG
- the LOC128769554 gene encoding dehydrogenase/reductase SDR family member 12-like isoform X2, producing MSLYRNAIWFLNGIHQYTRKGYEKASRDFEPHDLDVSVVGRSFMVTGANSGIGRATALAIATKGGRVHMVCRNKEKAEEVQADIIEKSGNTEVYVHILDLSETRKVFLFAEAFKKQYPSLHVLINNAGCMIHQRQVNEEGLENNFAINTMGGMLVQKLRVDDLQWEMEPFDGLMVYAQNKRQQVVLTEQWAKSHPLIHFSVMHPGWADTPAVSTSMPQFHQMMDERLRTVEQGADTVVWLALSRSASRTCTGQFFQDRKPVPTHLPLAWTHSSAEDIEIFMVQMENLAKAVQSRAETELSGPLSPYRPQLI from the exons ATGTCGCTGTACCGGAACGCCATCTGGTTTTTGAACGGAATCCATCAATACACAAG gAAAGGATATGAAAAAGCTTCCAGAGACTTTGAGCCTCATGACTTGGATGTGTCCGTGGTGGGAAGATCTTTCATGGTCACCGGAGCAAACAGTGGGATTGGCAGAGCGACTGCTCTAGCGATCGCCACAAAAG GTGGGAGAGTTCATATGGTGTGCAGGAACAAAGAGAAAGCTGAGGAGGTCCAAGCAGACATCATTGAGAAGAGTGGGAATACG GAGGTGTATGTCCATATTCTGGATCTGTCAGAGACTCGAAAGGTTTTTCTGTTTGCTGAGGCCTTCAAGAAGCAATATCCATCTTTGCATGTCTTG ATAAACAATGCAGGATGTATGATTCACCAGAGACAGGTAAATGAGGAGGGACTGGAGAATAACTTTGCCATAAATACTATGG GAGGCATGCTGGTCCAGAAACTGAGAGTGGATGACTTGCAGTGGGAGATGGAACCCTTTGATGGTCTGATGGTCTACGCTCAGAACAAG agacagcaggtggtgctAACTGAGCAGTGGGCCAAATCGCATCCTCTCATCCATTTTTCTGTGATGCATCCGGGCTGGGCAGATACTCCAG ctGTCTCTACATCAATGCCTCAGTTCCACCAGATGATGGATGAGAGGCTGCGCACTGTGGAGCAAGGCGCTGACACTGTGGTGTGGCTGGCTCTGTCCAGATCGGCTTCCAGAACCTGCACTGGGCAGTTCTTTCAAG ATCGCAAGCCTGTTCCGACTCACCTGCCGCTGGCCTGGACTCACAGCTCTGCCGAGGACATTGAAATTTTCATGGTTCAAATGGAAAATCTTGCTAAGGCGGTCCAATCACGAGCTGAGACAGAACTCAGCGGGCCTCTGAGCCCTTATAGGCCACAGTTGATCTAG
- the ap1s3b gene encoding AP-1 complex subunit sigma-3b isoform X2 translates to MMRFLLLFSRQGKLRLQKWFTPLPEREKKKIIRDMTTMVLARQPRSCNFLHWKDLKIIYKRYASLYFCLAIEHEENELLALEVIHRYVELLDKYFGNVCELDIIFNFEKAYFILDEFLMGGEIQETSKQIVNRSIEASDMLQETMEEYMAKPAF, encoded by the exons ATG ATGcgcttcctgctgctcttcagtcGCCAAGGCAAGCTGCGCCTGCAGAAATGGTTCACGCCACTGCCGGAGcgtgagaagaaaaaaatcatcaggGACATGACCACGATGGTGTTGGCACGGCAACCACGCTCCTGCAACTTCCTGCACTGGAAAGACCTGAAGATCATTTACAAGCG ATACGCAAGTTTGTACTTCTGCTTGGCCATAGAGCATGAAGAGAACGAGCTGCTCGCCTTGGAAGTCATCCATCGATATGTGGAGCTGCTGGATAAATACTTTGGCAAT GTGTGTGAGCTGGACATCATCTTTAACTTTGAGAAAGCCTATTTTATATTGGACGAGTTCCTCATGGGCGGGGAGATCCAGGAGACGTCCAAGCAGATAGTGAACCGATCCATTGAGGCCTCCGACATGCTGCAGGAG ACCATGGAGGAGTACATGGCCAAACCAGCGTTTTAA
- the ap1s3b gene encoding AP-1 complex subunit sigma-3b isoform X1 translates to MMRFLLLFSRQGKLRLQKWFTPLPEREKKKIIRDMTTMVLARQPRSCNFLHWKDLKIIYKRYASLYFCLAIEHEENELLALEVIHRYVELLDKYFGNVCELDIIFNFEKAYFILDEFLMGGEIQETSKQIVNRSIEASDMLQEDGNSEWFEVELFG, encoded by the exons ATG ATGcgcttcctgctgctcttcagtcGCCAAGGCAAGCTGCGCCTGCAGAAATGGTTCACGCCACTGCCGGAGcgtgagaagaaaaaaatcatcaggGACATGACCACGATGGTGTTGGCACGGCAACCACGCTCCTGCAACTTCCTGCACTGGAAAGACCTGAAGATCATTTACAAGCG ATACGCAAGTTTGTACTTCTGCTTGGCCATAGAGCATGAAGAGAACGAGCTGCTCGCCTTGGAAGTCATCCATCGATATGTGGAGCTGCTGGATAAATACTTTGGCAAT GTGTGTGAGCTGGACATCATCTTTAACTTTGAGAAAGCCTATTTTATATTGGACGAGTTCCTCATGGGCGGGGAGATCCAGGAGACGTCCAAGCAGATAGTGAACCGATCCATTGAGGCCTCCGACATGCTGCAGGAG GATGGCAACAGTGAGTGGTTTGAGGTGGAGCTGTTTGGATGA
- the scg2b gene encoding secretogranin-2b yields the protein MLHFHHKLPAGGALLLLAVLHGCAVQSASLPRHYRLRGGESDAPAAPSPDMVKALEYIENLKQRNRARPEHADYDEVDKFRVLLQLAAQQDEEPGARQSPRQDITAEQLMQALLRSLQDPAKQSPASAPRNDRRTHRHRTKEPEAAESAPVDYGNFPRAHKKYPLMFEDEENADASKRATEDLDEQYTPQSLANLRSIFEELERMPIGQKRNEEEEEEDGDEEWVPVEEREETEEVVNGSHEEIARALGEEEEEMQRRENQEEADDDTKLVDYYLLKVLEMSDQTQKRDKTGEQRKRLIRPSIVDPRTVKELLELSLKLHVPPQDLIDMLLTEELRKLHRNPQASSTRYTTGPAPKIRYYSRRLPLKSKTAPEDMDREDFLDIIGVETISNEYPVIQRPLKTSPSSVASNPSGVAKIPPPTGRRENLFLSELNKMPLKRQADDDDEDDVEDEVTTYLAAKILTEYPNSISKRDTQAQMKGQFPYDLYERAMKEYLGQSESDKRPVAKREVEEAREEEVNATDTQEKEEAEKTAAPQTMNDGAELEHREKTAAGM from the coding sequence ATGCTGCATTTTCACCACAAGTTGCCCGCGGGgggagctctgctgctgctcgccGTCCTCCATGGATGCGCGGTGCAGTCCGCGTCTCTTCCCCGACATTACAGGCTCCGAGGCGGCGAGAGCGACGCTCCGGCTGCGCCCAGCCCAGACATGGTCAAAGCCCTGGAGTACATCGAGAACCTAAAGCAGCGCAACAGGGCTCGACCCGAACACGCGGATTACGACGAGGTGGACAAGTTTCGGGTTCTGCTTCAGCTCGCCGCGCAGCAGGATGAAGAGCCCGGGGCTCGTCAGTCGCCGAGACAAGATATCACCGCCGAGCAGCTGATGCAGGCTCTGCTCAGATCCCTGCAGGATCCGGCCAAGCAGAGCCCCGCGTCCGCGCCCAGAAACGACCGCCGGACGCACCGCCACCGCACCAAAGAACCGGAGGCTGCCGAGAGCGCACCAGTTGACTACGGCAATTTCCCCAGAGCGCACAAGAAATACCCGCTGATGTTCGAAGATGAGGAGAACGCGGACGCTTCCAAGCGGGCGACAGAGGACCTGGACGAGCAGTACACCCCTCAAAGCCTCGCCAATCTACGCTCCATCTTCGAAGAGCTGGAGAGGATGCCAATCGGACAGAAGAGaaacgaggaagaggaggaggaggatggtgatgaagagtgggTCCcggtggaggagagggaggaaacagAGGAGGTTGTCAATGGGAGTCATGAGGAGATAGCTAGGGCTctaggtgaggaggaggaggagatgcaaAGGCGGGAGAACCAGGAGGAGGCTGATGATGACACCAAGCTGGTTGACTACTACCTGCTGAAGGTTTTGGAGATGAGCGATCAAACCCAGAAGAGGGATAAAACGGGCGAGCAGAGGAAAAGGCTCATCCGGCCCTCCATTGTTGACCCCCGGACTgtgaaggagctgctggagctctCCTTGAAGCTCCACGTCCCGCCGCAGGACCTCATTGACATGCTGCTCACAGAGGAGCTCCGGAAGCTGCACCGCAACCCTCAAGCCTCCTCGACTCGATACACCACCGGTCCGGCTCCCAAGATCAGGTACTACAGCCGCAGGCTGCCACTGAAGAGCAAGACCGCCCCCGAGGACATGGACCGAGAGGATTTCTTGGACATCATCGGCGTGGAGACCATCAGTAACGAATATCCAGTGATTCAGAGACCCCTGAAGACCTCGCCGTCCTCAGTGGCGTCCAACCCCTCTGGAGTGGCGAAAATCCCGCCTCCAACCGGGCGCAGGGAGAACCTCTTCCTATCAGAGCTCAACAAGATGCCACTGAAGCGTCAGGCTGATGACGACGACGAAGACGACGTTGAAGATGAGGTGACCACCTACCTGGCAGCTAAAATCCTCACCGAATACCCCAACTCCATCTCCAAGAGGGACACGCAGGCTCAAATGAAGGGCCAGTTCCCTTATGATCTGTACGAGCGGGCCATGAAGGAATACCTGGGCCAGTCGGAGTCAGATAAGAGACCGGTGGCCAAGAGGGAGGTCGAGGAGGCTAGGGAGGAAGAGGTGAACGCCACTGACAcgcaggagaaggaggaggctgAGAAGACCGCAGCTCCACAGACCATGAATGACGGAGCGGAGCTGGAGCACCGCGAGAAAACCGCAGCCGGGATGTAG